The Desulfovibrio desulfuricans DSM 642 DNA segment GCGTTGCGGCGGCTCTTGAGGGTTTCCACCTCGGTCAGCAGGGCGCGGCGGCGGGCGTCCAGCGCCAGAAATTCATTAACATCCAGATCCGAATGCCGGTCGGTCAAAGCCTTGGTCAGCACTTCGGGCTGCTTTTGCACCAGTTTGAGGTCAATCATAGCCGCTCCTGAAAAAAACGCGCACCGCGCGGGATATAGCAGAATCTGCTCCTCATGAGGATGGGGAGCGCAACAGACAGGCTGTAGCACGCTGGGCCGCTGCCTGCAAGGCGGCCGCACACGGCCTGTATCTGACAATCCGGCGCAGGCAGACCTGCAAACCTTGCAAAAGGCAAATTTTGCGTATACGTAGTAACGAGTATTCTGGAGATTTTCTATACAAGTTACGTGAGGCCGTCATGAAACATTTACGCATTGTTCTTTGTGTATCCCTGCTGGCGTTGCTTGCAGCCTGCGGGCCGAGCAACAATGTTCGACTCTTGCCGCCGCCCGCTCTGGACGCTTCAGTGCTTCCTTCTCCCAACGCACCCCGTGTGACCGTTGTGATGTTTGAAGACAAACGCATGGATCAGACCGTCATCGGCACCCGCCGCGACAGCAGCGCGTTTGTCACCACCGACAATGTCGCCCAGTGGATCAGCAAGGCTCTGGCCGATGAACTTGCGCGCAACGGCATGCAGGTTTCCTACTCCATCAGCGTGAACGAAGCGCGCAAGGGCAACCCCGACTTTATGGTCACTGGCCAGGTCGACGAAGCCAACATCCGCGAAACGTCCACCACCGACATGTCAACATCGCTGCGCGCAAACTACGTGCTTGCCAACCGGCAGGCGCGCATCCTGCGTGAATCGCTCAACGCGTCACAGTCGCGCACCGGCCTGCCCTCAGGCAGCGCTGCCGACAACCTGATGCTGGAAACTCTGCGCGACCTGGTCAAGCCCATGGCGCACAAGATTGTCCAGACCATCGAGGCAAAAAAATAAGCCCATGCGGGCCTTGCGTACATTTTTTTCCAGCTTGCCCCTGGCGGCTCTGCTGGGAACTTTTGCCCTGCCGCCGGTCTTGCTGACCGGCGGCGCGGCATGCGCAGCAGAACACACGCCCGGCCCTCCGGCGGCAGTCTCTGCCGCTGACAAACCAGCAACTGCGGGTAAGGGTAGCAACGGCAATACGGCTGACAACAACCCAGCCGAAAGCGCCAGCCCAACGCCTGATCCGCTCTCGCCTTTGCAAAACGGCCCATCTGCTTCCAGACCAGGCCCCCTCCCCCTGCCATCGCCCGTTCTTCGCAGCGCGCACTGCCCCGCCGCTCCACTGCCCCCGCATGCCCAAAGGCTGTGCGCGGAAGCCGCCGCCCTTCTGGATGCCCTGCACACTGCCGCAGCAGCCCTGCCCAACAGACGCGACATCCGCATGGGCATTACCGATTTCAACGAATACACGGCGCTGGCCGCAGAGCTGTACACCCCGCTGACAGAGGTTGACCATGCTGCCGCTGGTGGGGATTCCGGCGCGCAAAGCATCACAGTCACCTTGCTGGCCCGACCCGACGCGGCGGAAACGCTGCTGCGGCTGCTGCGCAATCCTGATGCCCTGAAAGTGCGGCGCTTGCTGCTGGCAGACCTGATGGCCGCAACGGCAAACGCCCGGCAGGTCGCTCAGGAGGTTGCCACTGCCGATGCCCTGCCCGGAGCGGGCGGCTCCGGCGATGCAGGCCCCGGTTCTGGCGGTACGTGGTATATTGCCAAGGCGACACCGCCGGGGCAGTTGACCCAGCACCCTCCCATGCCGACCCCCGAGGGTATCGCCAGGGAGACGGCGCAACAGAACGCGAGGCAGAAAGCAGACGCCCTGGCAGACTCTCTTGCCGCCGCCATTGCGGCTCTGGATACATTGCGCCTTTCGCCCGAGGGCTGGCTGACCTCGGCAGACTCTCTGGCAGTCCTTGAAAAATCTGCCGTCAATCTGCCGCAGAGCGCCGCAACCCAGCTACTTCTGAGCGAGGCACTTTTGCAGGCGGGCATGCCGCAGCGCAGTATCGCCTCCTGCACTGCCGCGCTGGAGCTTGCCCCCGGCCTTGGGCGCGCGCGGTACATCCGCGCACTGGCCCACTGGCGCTTGCAGCAACTGGCTCTTGCCGAAGATGACCTGAGCGCCGCGCTGGAAGCCACAACGGATGCTTTTCCCCACACTTCGGATAAAGTCCGGCTTTTGCGGGCGCGCGGCGCGTTGCGCATGCTGCGCAGCAACGAACCCGGCATGTGTGATGATCTGGCCGCCGCCTGCGCTCTGGGCGACTGCGATGGCCTTGCCGCCGCCCGTGGGCAGCAGATGTGCCTTACATCTTCAAGGCAAGAGGGAGGCCAGCCCGCGGTTGATGCCGTCACGCCCCAACCGCCCGTCAAGGCTGGCGACACGGCCGAAAAACCATGAGCCGATCCCCTCTGCTTAAGGTTTACGGGCATGTGTATCCTGTAAACGATGATTTTTACGCGGCCCTGGAACAGGCCTGCGCCGGTGCCATGCCGGATGAAGATGACGTGCCTGTTCTTGAGCGTGACGGCGACATGGCCCGCATTTCCTTTGAAGGCATGTACTTTCCCGTGGATGAAGTATTGGCTGTGCTTGGGGAGCACCTATGCCCGGAACATAAGGGAAAGCTCGACGTACTTGATATGGAGGGCTGGCGGCTTAATCGCCACACCTTCAACTGCGGACGTATTGAAAGCCACCGTGCTCCGCTGAACAATGTTCTGGATTACTCCGGCCATTGATTTCAGAATTTTGCCCTTCCTGCCTGAATTTCGTCATATTCCACAAAGGCATTCCGTGTTTGTGCCGCTGCGCCAAAATGTGATTTGATCACATTTTACTCTCGAATTTCCGCGCCAAAAAAATATGGTTTCCATATTTTTTTGTTTGCGCCCTCCCTTTGCTCCCATAATCACAACCATTGTGCCCGCCGGATATTTGGCATCTTCGATATTTCTTTGGCACTCGCCTTTCTGTCCGAAATCTCTGGCGAAATAGTTCCCTTCTATATATTCTGGCGTTGAAATCGACAGAGTCTTTGCCGCAGTTCCGCGCCAGCAGGGGCAATGCCCCTGAACCAGTCAGGGCGGCAAAGGAGGGGGAATCGTGTCGATGCAAAAAAACACCAGAAAATCATTTTGCTGGGGCGTTGACCCTGATCTGGCCTATCGCCATGTGGATGCGGCAAAGGAGCGGTTGCTGGATTTACCAGTGGGATCACTCGCGGGCAAATCTCTGGTTCATTGCATGCACCCGGACGATGCCGCCATGCTGCGCCGCGCTCTTGCTTCTGCCGAGCCAAGGGCGCTCACAGGCTGCACCGTGCGCTATGTGTGCCCAAAGGGTACACACACGGTTACCAGCCTGAGCATAAAACCACTACGCAGTGCCTGCGGCACACTTCTCGGCTTTGAAGGCGAAGAACACAACATAGGCACTGTGGACATGCGTGGAGATCTCACGCCCATTTTTGAGGAGGTGTTTGCGCACGATTTCATGGCGCTCTGCATCGTCAACAGGGATGGGCAACTGCTGGCGGTCAACGCGCAGTACGCCATTATTGCGAACAAGCCCGCCAACACGCTGGTGCGCGCCCACATTCTTGAAGCGGGCATTCCCTCTGTTGAAGATGTGGACAGGGCGTTCAGCATCCTTCCTTCTGGCAACGCCATCTCCGAGCAGGAGATCATCTGGGACGGCAAGGACTACGTCATGGCCATGTACGGCCTGCCCGATGCCTGCGGCGAGATTCGCTCCATCTGTGTTTCGCTGCGCGACATAAGCCTGCGCAAGGGGCTGGAGCGCCGGCTGGAGGCCGCCAATCGCCAACTGGAAGAGATGAATCTCAAGGATTACCTGACAGGCGTGTTTAACCGCCGCCATTTTGATGAAGCCCTGCAAAGGGAAGTGGCGCGCCTTGCCCGTGAAGGCGGCGAAATGTGCATTGGCATGGTCGATGTGGACAAGTTCAAGCTGTACAACGACGCCTATGGGCACCTTGCCGGGGACGACTGTCTTGCCCGTGCGGCAAAAGCCATGAGCGCCGCGCTTTTCAGGCCCGGTGACGAACTGTTTCGCTACGGAGGCGAAGAATTCGCCATCATCATGCCCCAGACAGGCAAGAAAAGCGCCACAATGGTTGCCGAGCGCGTGCGCGAAGCCATCAGCGCTCTGCGCATCCCCCACTGCCAAAGCGCCCTTGGACATGTGACCATCAGCATAGGCGTTGCGGCGCTTGATGCAACCAGCGCCCTGTCAGGCTACATGGCCTGCGAAGAACTTATCAGAGTAGCGGACAAAGCCTTGTACGCAGCTAAAAACAGCGGGCGCAACAAGGTCGCCTCAGCCGCATGCAGCCTTGCTGAGAGCGATTAGCAGTGCAAAACAAAGCCCCGCTGGTTTATCCGGCGGGGCTTTGCGGTTATGGCAAGCTTGATTAAAAGCGCGTCTGGCGCAGGCCTATTCCCGCTCAAAAAGTGATTTCTGGATCAGGGCGTCCGCACGGTCATCGGCCCCGCGCAGGGAATCATAGGCCTTTTGCAGGGCATCGGGCCAGTCCGTGTCGCTCACATCACTGATAAACAGCAAGGTCAGATCCCCCTCAGTGGACACATCCGCATGGGTCATGACCCTGCCGGACATGGCCTGGAACGTCCAGCCGCCGCCGTCGTCAGCCTTTGAAGGCGCAGTGCCTTTAAGCCTACCCGACTGCTTTTCGGCAAACTGCTTGGGCGTCATATTGCCGGTTTCCGCCTTGGTAAAAATACCAATGGAAAAAAATGAATCCTGCCCGCAGGTAACTGTTACAATGCTTTCTTTTTCTGTTGCCGAGCACTTGGCGGGCAAATCTATGCTGAAATGGTTAAATTTTTTTTCCGCAGCGGCAGCCGCCCCGCACAGGCCCGCCAACAGCACACAGGCCATCAATGAACCCAACAGCGCATATTTCATGGACAAGCTCCTTGAAATGTCCGCGCAGCGCGCGGTATTTTTCGGGCGGAAGTATCGCACAAGGAAGGGCGGCTGTCTAGAACAGCCGCCCGCAATACTCATAAGGACATAATTTTGTTAAGTATTATTGCCAGAGCGCGTTGGCGCTGGCAATATCTGTAACACTGCCCCCTAAAACTGATAAAGAAACACCGGGCTGCTGGAAGAAAGGCTGCCCAGCGCGCTCAGATCTACCCCAAGCATGGTCTTGAGACTGCGCGGTAGCCAGCCGCCTTCCTTGGGCCGGGTCACAAGCTTGCGCTCCGCTGGTACGCCGCACTGCTCCGAAAGCCAGACCAGGGCCGTTTGCTGCCCGCCCAGTTCATCCACCAGTCCAAGCTGCACGGCCTCACGCCCGGTAAAAATCTTGCCGCTGGCAAGCGCGGCGGCGCGGGCATGCTCCATATGCCGCCCATCGGCCACGATATCCACAAACTGCTGGTGCATGTCGTCCAGCACTTTTTTAAAATAGTCGCGCTGTTCGGTGCTCAGCGGGCGCATGTAGGAGCCTGCGTCTTTGTAGGGGGCGGTGGTTATGGTCTCCTGCCCCACGCCGATTTTACCCATAAGACCCTGTAACTGCGGGATGTCCATGCGTACGCCAATGGAACCTGTCACGGTGGAGGCATTGGCAAACACGCGCGACCCAGCCATGCTGACCATCAGCCCGCCCGAAGCAGCCAGAGAACCCATGCTGACAGCCACGGGCTTTTTGCGGGCCAGCTCGCGCACGGCGCTATAAATTTCCTGCGATGCCGCTGCGCCCCCGCCAGGCGAATCCACGCGCAGCAGCACACCCGCTATCATGGGGTCGCGCTCCACCTTGCGTATCCACTCAAGGGCAGGTTCCGGATCCATGATGGGGCCGGAAACAGACACAAGGGCTATGCGCTGGCCGCCCATGAGGCCATTGCTGCCAAGGGCAGCGCCAAACACGCCGACACCTGCCAGCAAAAGCAGTATAAGCCCCCAAAAGATGACCGGATGCCGCTTGCGGAACGGACGGCGCAGCAGATCCTTCCATACGTTTGCCGGAACCTGCGCCAGCGGGCAGACGCAGGGCTGCCCCCCAGATGGAGATGCGGATGACGCAGTGGATGACGACTCGGGCGTAGCCGCAGGGATGGAAGCAGACATGGCGTCAGCATGACCGACTTCGCTGGCGGCAGACATGGACAGGGGTTGATCTGTATTCAATGAAAATTCCTGATTGCTCATAACGCTCTTTGACCTGATTGTAGTTGTGATGGGCCTTGGCCCGAAGGTGGAAAAATTGCAGGCTGGCGGCGCTATCGGCGGGGATGGCCGCATGCCTGTTCAATGGCTTGGGAAATATTTTATGGCAAGGGGCTGTGCACACGGTTGGGCTGACGGCAGAGGCCGGAGACTGGCGCGGAGCGGGATTGTTCATGCAGGTTTATGCGGCGCCAAACTATCTGCCCGGTTCGTGGCGCGCATGGCTGCCCAAAGGAGCCTGCACTTTTCAGGCACAGCCTGATGATCTGTTGCACTGGCGCGCCCCGCAAGATGCAGGGCGCGCCCTTATGCTCAGCGTTGCATGGGCTCGGGCCAGAATTCTGCAGCCATTTCGCGCAGTTTGAACTTCTGGATTTTGCCGCTGGCCGTGAGCGGGAACCCTGTTATTGTTTTGATGTACTTGGGTATCTTATACCACGACACCTTGCCGCGGCAAAAATCACGCACGTCTTCCGGCAGAATTTCCACACCTGGGCGGGGGATGATGAAGGCCGCGACCTCTTCGCCGTACTTGCGGCTGGGAACAGCCACAACCTGCACGTCCAGAATGCCGGGCATGCCCAGAAGGAACTCTTCAACCTCACGCGGATAGATGTTTTCGCCGCCACGGATAATCATATCCTTGATGCGGCCTGTCACACGCAGGTAGCCGTTTTCGTCCATAACGCCCAGATCGCCGGAATGCAACCAGCCCTCGGGGCTGATGGCCTTGGCCGTATCATCGGGCATATTGTAGTAGCCCTTCATGACATTGTAGCCGCGGCAGAGGATTTCGCCCACCTCGCCGCGCGGCAGTTCCTCGCAGGTATCGGGGTCGCCCACGCGCACCTCAATGCCGGGCATGGCGCAGCCCACGGTTTCGCAGCGCAGCGACAGGGGATCGTGGATGTCCGACTGGGTCATCACCGGCGAAGCTTCCGTAAGGCCGTAGCAGATGGTGATTTCCGTCATGTTCATGTCGTCCACCACACGGCGCATGAGCGGCTCGGGGCAGACGGAACCGGCCATGATGCCGGTGCGCATGTGCGAAAGGTCAAAACGCTTGAAGAGTGGATGCTCCAGCTCTGCCAGAAACATGGTGGGCACGCCGTACACAGCCGTGCAGCGTTCGCTGTCGAGGGCAGCCAGCACCTTGAGCGCGTTGAACGACTCAAGAATAACCATGGTCGCGCCGTGATTCACTGCGGCGGAGACGCCAAGCACGCAACCGAAGCAGTGGAACAGCGGCACAGGCAGGCACACCCTGTCTTCCGCGCCGAAATTCTGGTGGCGGCCAATCCAGTACCCGTTCAGCCCCACGCCCACATGGGTCAGCATGACCCCGCGTGGAAAGCCCGTGGTGCCCGAGGTGTACTGCATGTTGATGACATCCCACGGCTGGAGCAGGGCCTGACGGGCGGCGTATTCCGCCTCGTCCACCATGACGGAAAGAGAGAGTATTTCCGGCACGGAATACATGCCCCGGTGCTTTTCCGCCCCCAGAAAGCACACACGCTTGAGGTGCGGCAGGCTTTTGCACACAAATCTGTCGCGCGACTGCAAACGCAGCTCCGGCGCGATGCGGTAAAGCGTGTCCAGATAGTCGTGGTCGCGCACGCTGTCGATAAGAAAAATATTTTCGCACTCGGAGTGGGTGAGCAGATAGCGCAATTCGTGTTCACGGTAATTGGTGTTTACCGTAATCAGTATGGCGCCGATTTTTGCCGTGGCAAACTGCAATGCTACCCAGTACGGCACGTTGGTGGCCCATACCGCGACCTTTTCGCCCTTTTGCACGCCAAGAGCCATCAGCCCCTTGGCGAAATCGTCCACCAGAGCGCCAAATTCGCTCCAGGTCTGGCGATAGTTGCGGTCAGGGTATACCAGGGCTTCATTATCGGGAAAGCGCGCCACAGTGTGGTCAAGCACCTGCCCCAACGTCCATTCACGCAGTTCAAACTGTGCCTGACGCTCACGAACTTTTTCTTCCATGCATCCTCCCAAAGGCGTGTTGCGGCGAGTGCGCCGCTGTTACGCGGTGTGCGGTCTGAAGGGCTTTGAATCGCGCCCGGAGCAGACCAACAGAAAGTGAAATGCCCTAGGGATTGTAGGTCACAGCCAGAAATTCCACAGGCTCGTCGCCCGCAGCGCCCACGTAATGAGGCACAATGGAATTGTAGTAAATTGTTTCGCCGGGCTTGAGCACGCGGGTTTCGCGCCCATAGACCACAAGCAGTTCGCCCTTGAGCACGCAGATAAATTCCTCGCCCTGATGCGAGGTGGTCTTGCGTTCGCCGCTGTCGGGGAAAATGCGGATGTGGAAGGGTTCCATGTTGCGGTCGTTCTTGCCCTTGGCCAGCGCATGATAGGTATAGCTGGAGCGGGGTACGCGCCCTGTGTGCAGCGCTTCATCGGCCTCGGCCTCGCCATTGATGCTGCTCACCACCGGGTCGCGCGAAAACTGGTCGTCCAGAAAAGTGCCAAGGCGCACGCCAAGAGCGCGGGCCACCTTTTGCAGGGGGCCGATACAGGGATAGATGGCGTCTGACTCCAGCTTTTCAAGATAGTCTTCCGTAAGGCCCGTATTCTGGGAAAGAGTTTGCAGGTCAACTTCGCGTTCTTCGCGAAATCCACGGATGCGGGAACCAATGGTACGCACGGGGGGCATAGACGCTCCTGATTGCCG contains these protein-coding regions:
- a CDS encoding helix-turn-helix domain-containing protein: MPPVRTIGSRIRGFREEREVDLQTLSQNTGLTEDYLEKLESDAIYPCIGPLQKVARALGVRLGTFLDDQFSRDPVVSSINGEAEADEALHTGRVPRSSYTYHALAKGKNDRNMEPFHIRIFPDSGERKTTSHQGEEFICVLKGELLVVYGRETRVLKPGETIYYNSIVPHYVGAAGDEPVEFLAVTYNP
- a CDS encoding AMP-binding protein, which produces MEEKVRERQAQFELREWTLGQVLDHTVARFPDNEALVYPDRNYRQTWSEFGALVDDFAKGLMALGVQKGEKVAVWATNVPYWVALQFATAKIGAILITVNTNYREHELRYLLTHSECENIFLIDSVRDHDYLDTLYRIAPELRLQSRDRFVCKSLPHLKRVCFLGAEKHRGMYSVPEILSLSVMVDEAEYAARQALLQPWDVINMQYTSGTTGFPRGVMLTHVGVGLNGYWIGRHQNFGAEDRVCLPVPLFHCFGCVLGVSAAVNHGATMVILESFNALKVLAALDSERCTAVYGVPTMFLAELEHPLFKRFDLSHMRTGIMAGSVCPEPLMRRVVDDMNMTEITICYGLTEASPVMTQSDIHDPLSLRCETVGCAMPGIEVRVGDPDTCEELPRGEVGEILCRGYNVMKGYYNMPDDTAKAISPEGWLHSGDLGVMDENGYLRVTGRIKDMIIRGGENIYPREVEEFLLGMPGILDVQVVAVPSRKYGEEVAAFIIPRPGVEILPEDVRDFCRGKVSWYKIPKYIKTITGFPLTASGKIQKFKLREMAAEFWPEPMQR
- the sppA gene encoding signal peptide peptidase SppA codes for the protein MNTDQPLSMSAASEVGHADAMSASIPAATPESSSTASSASPSGGQPCVCPLAQVPANVWKDLLRRPFRKRHPVIFWGLILLLLAGVGVFGAALGSNGLMGGQRIALVSVSGPIMDPEPALEWIRKVERDPMIAGVLLRVDSPGGGAAASQEIYSAVRELARKKPVAVSMGSLAASGGLMVSMAGSRVFANASTVTGSIGVRMDIPQLQGLMGKIGVGQETITTAPYKDAGSYMRPLSTEQRDYFKKVLDDMHQQFVDIVADGRHMEHARAAALASGKIFTGREAVQLGLVDELGGQQTALVWLSEQCGVPAERKLVTRPKEGGWLPRSLKTMLGVDLSALGSLSSSSPVFLYQF
- a CDS encoding translation initiation factor IF-2, with translation MRTFFSSLPLAALLGTFALPPVLLTGGAACAAEHTPGPPAAVSAADKPATAGKGSNGNTADNNPAESASPTPDPLSPLQNGPSASRPGPLPLPSPVLRSAHCPAAPLPPHAQRLCAEAAALLDALHTAAAALPNRRDIRMGITDFNEYTALAAELYTPLTEVDHAAAGGDSGAQSITVTLLARPDAAETLLRLLRNPDALKVRRLLLADLMAATANARQVAQEVATADALPGAGGSGDAGPGSGGTWYIAKATPPGQLTQHPPMPTPEGIARETAQQNARQKADALADSLAAAIAALDTLRLSPEGWLTSADSLAVLEKSAVNLPQSAATQLLLSEALLQAGMPQRSIASCTAALELAPGLGRARYIRALAHWRLQQLALAEDDLSAALEATTDAFPHTSDKVRLLRARGALRMLRSNEPGMCDDLAAACALGDCDGLAAARGQQMCLTSSRQEGGQPAVDAVTPQPPVKAGDTAEKP
- a CDS encoding sensor domain-containing diguanylate cyclase codes for the protein MQKNTRKSFCWGVDPDLAYRHVDAAKERLLDLPVGSLAGKSLVHCMHPDDAAMLRRALASAEPRALTGCTVRYVCPKGTHTVTSLSIKPLRSACGTLLGFEGEEHNIGTVDMRGDLTPIFEEVFAHDFMALCIVNRDGQLLAVNAQYAIIANKPANTLVRAHILEAGIPSVEDVDRAFSILPSGNAISEQEIIWDGKDYVMAMYGLPDACGEIRSICVSLRDISLRKGLERRLEAANRQLEEMNLKDYLTGVFNRRHFDEALQREVARLAREGGEMCIGMVDVDKFKLYNDAYGHLAGDDCLARAAKAMSAALFRPGDELFRYGGEEFAIIMPQTGKKSATMVAERVREAISALRIPHCQSALGHVTISIGVAALDATSALSGYMACEELIRVADKALYAAKNSGRNKVASAACSLAESD